The genome window CCCACCTGCCTCCGCCTGCCGCGGGCCGTACCGTCATGGCAGAGCACCATAGTGCCGGTCGCCGGAGACCGGCATCGGAATTTCCGGCGGCGCCCCTGGGAGCGCCGGAGGGCCCGTCACCGGGCCGCCGCGGCGGCCGCGGCCCGCGCCGGGCGCCCGGCCCCGGCACGGCCCTCGTGCGGCACCGGGCGCCGGTGGACGGCCCTCCCGGGCGGCCGGCCCGCACGCGGCCGGCCCGGACCCGCCGCGGATCCGGCTCACAGGCGGCAGGCGTAGATGGCCGTGACGAGGATGGCCCGCGCGCCGATCTCGTACAGCCGGTCCATCACCTGCTGGTGGTCCTTGCGGGGGACCATGGCCCGGACCGCGACCCAGCCCTCGCGGTGCAGCGGGGAGACCGTCGGCCCCTCCATCCCGGGAGTGATCTTGATGGCCGCCTCGACCCGCTCGACCCGGATGTCGTAGTCGATCATGACGTACTCCCGGGCCACCCGGACGCCCTGGAGGCGGCGGATGAGCTGCTCGAACCCGTTGGTCTCCGGGACGCCGGCGCGCTTGATCAGCACCGCCTCGGAGTGGGCGATCGGCTCGCCGAACACCTCGAGGCCGACGTTCCGCAGGGTCGTGCCCGTCTCGACCACGTCGGCGATCGCGTCGGCCACGCCGAGCCGGATCGCGGTCTCCACCGCGCCGTCGAGCTTGATGATCCGGGCGTCGACCCCCTGGTCGGCGAGGTACTTGCCGAGGAGCCCGGCGTACGAGGTGGCGATGCGCCGCCCGGAGAGGTCGGCCACGCTCGTGAACGCGCCCGGGGTGGAGGCGAACCGGAAGGTCGACCGCCCGAACCCCAGCGGCATGACCTCCTCGGCCGGCGCACCGGAGTCGATCAGCATGTCGCGCCCGGTGATCCCGGCGTCGAGCGTCCCCTCACCCACGTAGACGGCGATGTCCCGGGGACGGAGGAAGAACAGCTCGCAGGAGTTCTCCCGGTCGACGACGACCAGCTCCTTGCTGTCCTTCCGCTGCCGGTATCCGGCCTCCCGGAGCATGGTCTGCGCCGGCTCGGCGAGCGCGCCCTTGTTGGGAACGGCGAGACGCAGCATGTGGTGGTGCAACCTTCCGAAGTCGATGGGACGGGACGGACGCGAGGAAGCCGCGGCGGACCGCGGCTACAGATGCTTGTAGACGTCCTCCAGCCCCAGTCCGCGGGCGAGCATGAGCACCTGAGCGTGGTAGAGCAGCTGCGAGATCTCCTCGGCCGCCCGGTCGGCCGACTCGTGCTCGGCCGCCATCCAGGCCTCGGCCGCCTCCTCCACGACCTTCTTGCCGATGGCATGGACGCCCGCGTCCAGAAGGGCGACGGTCCCTGACCCCTCCGGGCGGGTGCGTGCCTTCTCCGCCAGCTCGGCGAACAGCTCTTCGAAGGTCTTCATGGTCTCTCTCGGCTCGTCGGGTGGGCACCCTCAGGGTAGCGGTCGGCGCGCCCCATCAAGCGTATCCGGGCCGCGCGGGGCACCGGGCACGGCCGCGCGGACCGGGGCGGCCGCGCCCCGCAGGGCGGGAGGACGGGGCGCGGCCGGACGCCTCGATCAGCCGAGGACCTTGCGGGCGAGCCGCACGTTCTCCAGCTCCTGGTGCACGTCTCCGCCCTCGTGGCCGTTGAACTCCCACACGGAGATGTCCTTCGGGCCCGCGTAGTGGTTGTAGGCGGCGAACACGGTGGACGGCGGGGTGATGCCGTCGCGGAGGGCGACGGAGAAGTGCGCGGGGGTGCGGGCGCGGACCGCGAAGTTCATCCCGTCGACGTAGTCGATCGTGGCGAACACCTCCTCGGCCCGGGTGCGGTGGATCGCGCAGAACCGGCCGAGCTCGCCGTACGGGTCCTCATCGGTGATCTCGACAGCCCGGCGGACGTGGCAGAGGAACGGCACGTTGATGAAGGCGTAGGCGAGATCGGGGACGAGCGCGGACACGGCGAGCGCCATGCCGCCGCCCTGGCTGATGCCGGCCACGATGATCCGCTCGGGGTCGACCGCGGGGTGGGAGCGGGCCGCCTCGACCGCGCGGACCGCGTCCGTGTACAGGCGGCGGTAGTAGTAGTTCTCCGGGTCGAACACGCCCTGGGTGAGCTTGCCCGGCGTCTCCGGGCCGCTCCCGGGTGCGGGATCGGGCGTGTCGCCCACCCGCCAGCCGCCGCCCTGGCCGCGGCTGTCCATGACGAACGTCGCGAAGCCGGCGGCCGGCCAGAGCAGCCACTCGTGCGGCAGGCCGCGCCCCCCGTTGTAGCCGACGTACTGCACCACGCACGGCAGCGGCCCGGAGCGCCCGGCGGGCTTCAGCAACCAGCCCTTGATCGGGTGGCCGCCGAATCCGGCGAAGGTGACGTCGAACACCTCGACCAGCTCGAAATCGCTCTCATAGGGCTCGAAGCGCGCGTTCAGCTCGTGCGCCCGCGCCTCACCGAGCGTGCGCTCCCAGAAGGCGTCGAAGTCCTGGGGCTCATGCCGCTCGGGCAGGTATTCGCGCAGCTGGTCGAGGGGCATGTCGATGAACACGGGCGCCTCCACTAGGTCGATCGGCACGGCCCGGCCGTCCGGCCGGGCGGTCTCCTGAGCCGGTCGCCTCGCACAATAGCCCCTAGATCACCGGTAAACCACGGTATTTCAGGCGGTAAAGCTTGATGTTTCAGGAAATCTCTGTAGGAATCAGAGGAAACCGGGCCATGGCGGCGCGCCGGCGCACGCCGGGCCGCCGTGCCGGGCGACAGCCATGGGCCGCAGCCAGGCGCACAGGGGGTCGCACGGTATCCATGCCCTGGCGTGCCCGCGGTCCGGCGCAGCGCCCCGTCGCGCACAGGGTCGCCCGGCACCCGTGACCAGAGCAGCCGTCCGGCGCGCGCATCGGCGCACGGCGGATCGCCACGCCCGCGGAGGACCCGGCTTGACGCCCGGTACGGCTTCCGCCCATCCGGCAGCATGGGCACACGGTGGAACGCCGTACGAAGCCGCCCTGCCGAGGCTCACGACCTGGTACCTGCCGCGCTCAGATCAGCGCACACCGGATCCCAACGCCCGCGGAGCACCCGGCCCCGACGCCATGGCCTGCGCCCACCAGGCAAGCGCGGCACACGGCGGAACGCCGTCCGACCTCGTGTTGCCCAGCATCACGGCCTGGACCTGCCGGCGCCGCGCATGGCGCCACGGCGCAGTCCGGAGCTCTGGAGCTCGCGTCCGCAGGGCACGGCGGACCGCCGATGAGGGCCCGTCTACCGTCACCACGCCGGGCCGTGCTCCGGGCGGGCCGCACGCATCGATGGCGGCGCCGCGCGACCGCCAGGGACGCCACCGAGCAGCCACAGGCTCCGGGCCCGGCGCGTGACGGCACGGTGGGCACCGGGTCGGTCCCCCGCCCCCGGCACCGCTCGAGCGTGCGGCAGCGCCGTACCGGTGGTGTCCGGCCACCGAGCGCCGGGCTCGGCCGGAGCCGGACGACCGGCGATCGCCGCCGGCCGTGCGCTGTCACGGGAGCCTGGCCCGCGCGCGGTCTGCCGCGCGCCTCCCGGCCGCCGGGGACCGCCGCGCCGTGGCCGCGCTCAGACGTTGAAGCCGAGCATGCGGAGCTGCTCGCGGCCCTCTTCAGTGATCTTGTCCGGGCCCCAGGGCGGCAGCCACACCCAGTTGATCGTGACGCTCGACAGCACGTCGGCGAGCGCGGACGCGGCCTGGTCCTCGATCACGTCGGTGAGCGGGCACGCCGCGCTCGTCAGGGTCATGTCGATGGTCGCGGCCGGCAGCTCGCCCTCCCCGGCCGGTTCGAGCTTCACGCCGTAGACCAGCCCGAGGTCGACCACGTTGATCCCGAGCTCGGGGTCGACGACGTCCTTGAGCGCCTCCATGACGTCGTCGACCGTGATCTCCTTATTCGGGCGCGCCCCGGCCGGGGTCTCCGTCGGCTTGCTCACCGCGCCTCCTTCCCGCTCCACAGCCGCGCCGTCGGGGTTCACCCCTGGCTCCTGATCACCGCGTCCTTGTACGCCATCCAGGCGAGCAGGGCGCACTTGACCCGGGCCGGGAACTTGGCGACGCCGGCGAACGCCACCGCGTCCCCCAGCACCGCCTCGTTGGGCTCCACCTGCCCCCGGCCCTGCAGGAGCCGGGTGAACTCGTCGACCACGGCGAGCGACTCCTCCACGGTCGACCCGGTGGCGAGCTCGTGCAGCATGGACGCCGCCGCCTGGCTGATCGAGCAGCCCTGGCTCTCGTACGACACGTCGAGCACCTTGCCGCCGTCCCCGAGCTTCACCCGCAGGGTGACCTCGTCCCCGCAGGTGGGGTTGACGTGGTGCACCTCGGCGTCGTAGGGCTCGCGCAGGCCCCGGCCCTGGGGATTCTTGTAGTGCTCCAGGATCAGCTCCTGGTACATGGATTCAACGATCATCGTTCAGCCGAACACCTTCTGCACGTGGTGGAGGCCTCGGACCAGCGCGTCGATCTCGTCCGTCGTGTTGTACAGGTAGAACGACGCCCTCGTGGTCGCGGGAATTCCGAACCGCAGGTGGAGGGGGCGTGCGCAGTGGTGGCCAACCCGTACGGCGATGCCGTGCGCGTCGTCGAGGATCTGCCCCACGTCGTGCGGGTGGATCCCCTCCAGGGTGAAGGAGATCGTACCGCCCCGCGCCTCCGGGGTGCGCGGGCCGATGATCCGCAGGCCGGGGACCTCCTGGAGCGCGTCGAGCGCGTACCGGACCAGCGACGCCTCGTGCGCCTTGATCTGGTCCATGCCGATCGACTCGAGGTAGTCCACGGCCGCGCCGAGGCCGATCGCCTCGACGATCGGCGGGGTCCCGGCCTCGAACTTGTGCGGCACCGGCGCGTAGGTCGAGCGGTCCATCCAGACCGCCTCGATCATCTCCCCGCCCCCGAGGAACGGCGGCATGGCGTCGAGCAGCTCGCGCCGTCCCCAGAGCACGCCGATGCCGGAGGGGCCGACCATCTTGTGCCCGGTGAAGGCCACGAAGTCGACGCCGAGCTCGGCCACGTCGATGGGCTGGTGGGGCACCGACTGCGAGGCGTCGAGCGCCATCAGCGCGCCGACCTCCCGGGCCCGCGCGAGGATGGGCGCCACCGGGTTGACCGTGCCCAGCACGTTCGACTGGTGCACGATCGACACGATCTTCGTGCGCTCGTTCACCAGCTCGCCGAGGCCGCTGAGGTCGAGGCGGCCCTCGTCGGTGACCGGGAACCACCGCAGCGTGGCGCCGGTCCGCTGCGCGAGCAGCTGCCAGGGCACGATGTTGGAGTGGTGCTCCATCTCGGAGATGACGATCTCGTCACCCGGGCCGAGGCGGAACCGCTCGTCGGCGCAGACGGGGTTGCCGAACGAGTACGCGATGAGGTTGAGCGCCTCCGAGGCGTTCTTCGTGAAGATCACCTCGTCGCGCGACGGCGCGCCGATGAACCGGGCGATCTTGTCCCGCGCGTTCTCGTACGCCTCCGTGGACTCGCTGCCCAGCGTGTGCAGCGCGCGGCCGACGTTCCCGTAGTGCCAGGTCAGGTGATCGCGCATCGTCTCGATCACCTGGGTGGGCTTCTGGGAGGAGTTGGCGGAGTCGAGGTAGATCAGCGGCCGTCCGCCGGGCAGCTCGCGGGAGAGGATCGGGAAGTCCTTCCTGATCCTCTCCACATCGAAGCTCGCTGCAGTCGTCATCAGACGGACGCCGCCTTCACGTACGCCTCGTAGCCCTCGGCCTCGAGCTTCTCGGCGAGCTCGGGCCCGCCCTCCTCGACGATCCGGCCGCCGGCGAAGACGTGCACGAAGTCCGGGGCGACGTACCGCAGGATGCGGGTGTAGTGGGTGATGAGCAGCACCCCGGTGTCGCCGCGCGACCGGAACCGGTTGATCCCGCCGGACACCACGCGGAGCGCGTCGATGTCGAGGCCGGAGTCGGTCTCGTCGAGGATGGCGACCTTCGGGTTGATCAGCTCGAGCTGCAGGATCTCGTGGCGCTTCTTCTCCCCGCCGGAGAAGCCCTCGTTGACGTTGCGCTGGGCGAAGGACGGGTCGATGGCGAGCGCCTCCATCTTCGACCGCAGCTCGTTGCGGAAGTCGCGCAGCTTCGGCGCCTCACCGCGGATCGCGGTGATCGCGGAGCGCAGGAAGTTGGAGACGCTGACCCCGGGGACCTCGACGGGGTACTGCATGGCGAGGAACAGGCCCGCCCGGGCGCGCTCGTCCACGGACATCGCGAGCAGGTCCTCGCCGTCGAGCAGGACCTCGCCCTTGGTGACGGTGTACTTGGGGTGACCCGCGAGGGCGTAGGCGAGGGTGGACTTGCCCGAGCCGTTCGGCCCCATGATGGCGTGGGTCTCGCCCCCGCGGACGGTCAGGTCGACCCCGCGGAGAATCTCCTTGTCGCCAACTGCGACGTGCAGATCACGGATCTCAAGGGTGGGCACGTGTATTACTCCTTCGAGAGCGAGACGTACACGTCATCGCCGTCGATCTTCACTCGGTAAACGGGCACCGGCTTGGTGGCCGGCGGTCCGGTGGGCTTGCCGGTCCGCAGGTCGAAGCACGAACCGTGCAGCCAGCACTCCAGCGAGGAGTCGTAGACATCTCCCTCGCTGAGCCGT of Thermobispora bispora DSM 43833 contains these proteins:
- the hisG gene encoding ATP phosphoribosyltransferase produces the protein MLRLAVPNKGALAEPAQTMLREAGYRQRKDSKELVVVDRENSCELFFLRPRDIAVYVGEGTLDAGITGRDMLIDSGAPAEEVMPLGFGRSTFRFASTPGAFTSVADLSGRRIATSYAGLLGKYLADQGVDARIIKLDGAVETAIRLGVADAIADVVETGTTLRNVGLEVFGEPIAHSEAVLIKRAGVPETNGFEQLIRRLQGVRVAREYVMIDYDIRVERVEAAIKITPGMEGPTVSPLHREGWVAVRAMVPRKDHQQVMDRLYEIGARAILVTAIYACRL
- a CDS encoding phosphoribosyl-ATP diphosphatase, with the translated sequence MKTFEELFAELAEKARTRPEGSGTVALLDAGVHAIGKKVVEEAAEAWMAAEHESADRAAEEISQLLYHAQVLMLARGLGLEDVYKHL
- a CDS encoding acetylxylan esterase; this translates as MPIDLVEAPVFIDMPLDQLREYLPERHEPQDFDAFWERTLGEARAHELNARFEPYESDFELVEVFDVTFAGFGGHPIKGWLLKPAGRSGPLPCVVQYVGYNGGRGLPHEWLLWPAAGFATFVMDSRGQGGGWRVGDTPDPAPGSGPETPGKLTQGVFDPENYYYRRLYTDAVRAVEAARSHPAVDPERIIVAGISQGGGMALAVSALVPDLAYAFINVPFLCHVRRAVEITDEDPYGELGRFCAIHRTRAEEVFATIDYVDGMNFAVRARTPAHFSVALRDGITPPSTVFAAYNHYAGPKDISVWEFNGHEGGDVHQELENVRLARKVLG
- a CDS encoding metal-sulfur cluster assembly factor — protein: MSKPTETPAGARPNKEITVDDVMEALKDVVDPELGINVVDLGLVYGVKLEPAGEGELPAATIDMTLTSAACPLTDVIEDQAASALADVLSSVTINWVWLPPWGPDKITEEGREQLRMLGFNV
- the sufU gene encoding Fe-S cluster assembly sulfur transfer protein SufU; translation: MIVESMYQELILEHYKNPQGRGLREPYDAEVHHVNPTCGDEVTLRVKLGDGGKVLDVSYESQGCSISQAAASMLHELATGSTVEESLAVVDEFTRLLQGRGQVEPNEAVLGDAVAFAGVAKFPARVKCALLAWMAYKDAVIRSQG
- a CDS encoding cysteine desulfurase — encoded protein: MTTAASFDVERIRKDFPILSRELPGGRPLIYLDSANSSQKPTQVIETMRDHLTWHYGNVGRALHTLGSESTEAYENARDKIARFIGAPSRDEVIFTKNASEALNLIAYSFGNPVCADERFRLGPGDEIVISEMEHHSNIVPWQLLAQRTGATLRWFPVTDEGRLDLSGLGELVNERTKIVSIVHQSNVLGTVNPVAPILARAREVGALMALDASQSVPHQPIDVAELGVDFVAFTGHKMVGPSGIGVLWGRRELLDAMPPFLGGGEMIEAVWMDRSTYAPVPHKFEAGTPPIVEAIGLGAAVDYLESIGMDQIKAHEASLVRYALDALQEVPGLRIIGPRTPEARGGTISFTLEGIHPHDVGQILDDAHGIAVRVGHHCARPLHLRFGIPATTRASFYLYNTTDEIDALVRGLHHVQKVFG
- the sufC gene encoding Fe-S cluster assembly ATPase SufC, encoding MPTLEIRDLHVAVGDKEILRGVDLTVRGGETHAIMGPNGSGKSTLAYALAGHPKYTVTKGEVLLDGEDLLAMSVDERARAGLFLAMQYPVEVPGVSVSNFLRSAITAIRGEAPKLRDFRNELRSKMEALAIDPSFAQRNVNEGFSGGEKKRHEILQLELINPKVAILDETDSGLDIDALRVVSGGINRFRSRGDTGVLLITHYTRILRYVAPDFVHVFAGGRIVEEGGPELAEKLEAEGYEAYVKAASV
- a CDS encoding non-heme iron oxygenase ferredoxin subunit, with the protein product MTDTAENWEKVCTVGDIPDGGVIGVEVQDVPVALVRLGDEVFALHDVCSHAEVRLSEGDVYDSSLECWLHGSCFDLRTGKPTGPPATKPVPVYRVKIDGDDVYVSLSKE